One stretch of Streptomyces sp. R21 DNA includes these proteins:
- a CDS encoding oligopeptide:H+ symporter, which translates to MASSLTKDSVTPGTPGSEKTFFGHPRGLATLFMTEMWERFSYYGMRALLPLYLVAPGGLHLSAATATAIYSVYVSLVYLLALPGGWFADRVLGPRKTVAVAGLVIMLGHLTLALPTSGTFFAGLGLVAIGSGLLKANISTMVGHLYKGADDPRRDGGFTLFYIGINVGAFAAPLVIGTIGENVNWHLGFALAALGMALGLGQFLLGSRHLNSRSDIVPTPLSAEEKSATLRKSAIWAAIAVVFYAVVGFSGHYTLNWLLVPITIAGLIIPVLVIGRIKRDKDLDRAEQSKMSAYIWFFVAAAVFWMIYDQGGSTLSIFADSSAENTVFGWEFPVSWYQSVNPVMIMALAPVFAWAWLAMNRRGKEPSTAVKFASGLLLIGASFFLFLAPLSIAEGGHKAAAMWLVAIYFVQTVAELTVSPVGLSVTTKMAPAKYASQMMGVWFLAVTAGDATTGLLSIAGVDLNKTGIVAFQAVLAVVAGVAVWMYRKKVKELMGDVH; encoded by the coding sequence ATGGCGTCCAGCCTGACGAAGGACTCGGTGACTCCGGGCACCCCCGGTTCCGAGAAGACCTTCTTCGGCCACCCCCGCGGACTGGCCACTCTCTTCATGACCGAGATGTGGGAGCGTTTCTCCTACTACGGCATGAGGGCTCTGCTCCCGCTGTACCTGGTGGCACCGGGCGGCCTGCACCTGAGTGCGGCCACCGCGACCGCGATCTACTCGGTGTACGTGTCGCTCGTGTACCTGCTCGCCCTGCCGGGCGGCTGGTTCGCGGACCGCGTCCTCGGCCCCCGCAAGACCGTGGCCGTCGCCGGCCTCGTCATCATGCTGGGCCACCTCACGCTGGCCCTCCCGACGTCGGGCACCTTCTTCGCGGGTCTCGGCCTCGTCGCGATCGGTTCCGGTCTGCTGAAGGCCAACATCTCCACGATGGTCGGCCACCTCTACAAGGGCGCGGACGACCCGCGCCGTGACGGTGGCTTCACGCTCTTCTACATCGGCATCAACGTGGGCGCCTTCGCCGCCCCGCTGGTCATCGGCACCATCGGCGAGAACGTCAACTGGCACCTGGGCTTCGCGCTCGCCGCGCTCGGCATGGCCCTGGGCCTGGGCCAGTTCCTGCTCGGCAGCCGTCACCTGAACTCGCGCTCGGACATCGTCCCGACGCCGCTGTCCGCCGAGGAGAAGTCCGCGACGCTGCGCAAGTCCGCGATCTGGGCCGCCATCGCCGTCGTCTTCTACGCCGTCGTCGGCTTCTCCGGCCACTACACGCTGAACTGGCTGCTGGTCCCGATCACGATCGCCGGTCTGATCATCCCGGTCCTGGTCATCGGGCGCATCAAGCGCGACAAGGACCTGGACCGCGCCGAGCAGTCGAAGATGTCCGCGTACATCTGGTTCTTCGTCGCCGCGGCCGTGTTCTGGATGATCTACGACCAGGGCGGTTCGACCCTGTCGATCTTCGCCGACTCCTCCGCCGAGAACACCGTCTTCGGCTGGGAGTTCCCGGTCTCCTGGTACCAGTCGGTCAACCCGGTCATGATCATGGCGCTCGCCCCGGTCTTCGCCTGGGCGTGGCTGGCGATGAACCGGCGCGGCAAGGAGCCGAGCACGGCGGTGAAGTTCGCCTCGGGTCTGCTGCTGATCGGCGCCTCGTTCTTCCTCTTCCTCGCCCCGCTGTCGATCGCCGAGGGCGGTCACAAGGCGGCCGCGATGTGGCTGGTCGCGATCTACTTCGTGCAGACCGTCGCCGAGCTGACGGTCTCCCCGGTCGGTCTCTCCGTCACCACGAAGATGGCCCCCGCGAAGTACGCCTCCCAGATGATGGGTGTCTGGTTCCTGGCCGTCACCGCCGGTGACGCCACGACCGGTCTGCTCTCCATCGCCGGCGTCGACCTGAACAAGACGGGCATCGTGGCCTTCCAGGCCGTGCTGGCCGTGGTCGCCGGTGTCGCGGTGTGGATGTACCGCAAGAAGGTCAAGGAACTCATGGGCGACGTCCACTGA
- a CDS encoding response regulator transcription factor: MTRVLLAEDDASISEPLARALRREGYEVEVREDGPTALDAGLQGGIDLVVLDLGLPGMDGLEVARRLRAEGHTVPILVLTARADEVDTVVGLDAGADDYVTKPFRLAELLARVRALLRRGAAEPAQPPATHGVRIDVESHRAWMGEEELQLTAKEFDLLRVLVRDAGRVVTRDQLMREVWDTTWWSSTKTLDMHISWLRKKLGDDAANPRYIATVRGVGFRFEKS, encoded by the coding sequence ATGACCCGTGTACTGCTCGCCGAGGACGACGCGTCCATCTCGGAGCCGCTGGCCCGCGCACTGCGCCGGGAAGGTTACGAGGTCGAGGTGCGTGAGGACGGACCCACCGCGCTCGACGCCGGACTGCAGGGCGGCATCGACCTGGTCGTGCTGGACCTCGGCCTGCCCGGCATGGACGGCCTGGAGGTGGCCCGCCGGCTGCGCGCCGAAGGCCACACCGTCCCGATCCTCGTCCTGACCGCGCGCGCCGACGAGGTGGACACCGTCGTCGGTCTGGACGCGGGCGCCGACGACTACGTCACCAAGCCCTTCCGGCTCGCCGAACTGCTCGCCCGCGTCCGGGCCCTGCTGCGGCGCGGCGCCGCCGAGCCCGCGCAGCCGCCCGCCACGCACGGCGTGCGCATCGACGTCGAGTCGCACCGCGCCTGGATGGGCGAGGAGGAACTCCAGCTCACGGCGAAGGAGTTCGACCTGCTGCGGGTCCTCGTCCGGGACGCCGGCCGGGTCGTCACGCGCGACCAGCTGATGCGCGAGGTCTGGGACACCACGTGGTGGTCGTCCACCAAGACCCTCGACATGCACATCTCGTGGCTGCGCAAGAAGCTCGGCGACGACGCGGCGAACCCCCGCTACATCGCGACGGTACGGGGCGTCGGCTTCCGCTTCGAGAAGAGCTGA
- a CDS encoding ATP-binding protein: MRRRLIQSTLAVVLVVIAVFGVSLVIVETRTIGNSAQERVDSEAQKLASIVDSRLIGDARVSGEILKAQVTGQRYAVIRIPGKDPIEVGTKPGGDVIHAKVKGEEGETVVVQEPRSSVTREVGRTLLIIAAVALLAIVAAVLLAVRQANRLASPLTDLAETAERLGSGDPRPRHKRYGVPELDRVADVLDSSAERIARMLTAERRLAADASHQLRTPLTALSMRLEEITLTDDPDTVKEEATIALTQVERLTDVVERLLTNARDPRTGSAVTFDLDEVIKQQLEEWRPAYRSAGRAIVSSGKRHLRAVGTPGAVAQVLAALIENSLMHGGGTVALRTRVTGNQAVIEVTDEGSGVPADLGARIFERAISGRNSTGIGLAVARDLAEADGGRLEMLQAQPPVFGLFLSRTPMKRPQLEEEPTVR, encoded by the coding sequence ATGCGCCGTCGACTGATCCAGTCCACGCTCGCCGTCGTGCTCGTGGTGATCGCCGTCTTCGGCGTGTCCCTCGTCATCGTCGAGACCCGCACGATCGGCAACAGCGCCCAGGAGCGGGTGGACTCCGAGGCGCAGAAGCTGGCGAGCATCGTGGACAGCCGTCTCATCGGCGACGCACGCGTCAGCGGGGAGATCCTCAAGGCCCAGGTCACCGGCCAGCGGTACGCCGTGATCCGGATCCCCGGCAAGGACCCGATCGAGGTCGGCACCAAGCCCGGCGGCGACGTCATCCACGCCAAGGTCAAGGGCGAGGAGGGCGAGACGGTCGTCGTCCAGGAGCCGCGCTCGTCCGTGACCCGGGAGGTCGGCCGCACACTGCTGATCATCGCCGCGGTCGCGCTGCTCGCCATCGTCGCCGCGGTCCTGCTCGCGGTCCGCCAGGCCAACCGCCTAGCCTCCCCGCTCACCGACCTCGCCGAGACCGCCGAGCGCCTCGGCTCCGGCGACCCCCGCCCGCGCCACAAGCGCTACGGCGTCCCCGAGCTCGACCGGGTCGCGGACGTCCTGGACAGCAGCGCGGAACGGATCGCGCGCATGCTCACCGCCGAGCGCCGCCTCGCCGCCGACGCCTCCCACCAGCTCCGTACGCCGCTGACGGCCCTCTCCATGCGCCTGGAGGAGATCACCCTCACCGACGACCCGGACACGGTGAAGGAGGAGGCGACCATCGCGCTGACGCAGGTCGAGCGCCTCACGGACGTGGTGGAGCGGCTGCTCACCAACGCCCGCGACCCGCGTACCGGCTCCGCCGTCACCTTCGACCTGGACGAGGTCATCAAGCAGCAGCTGGAGGAGTGGCGCCCCGCCTACCGCAGTGCGGGCCGCGCCATCGTCAGCTCGGGCAAGCGGCACCTGCGGGCCGTGGGCACCCCGGGCGCGGTCGCCCAGGTCCTGGCGGCCCTCATCGAGAACTCACTCATGCACGGCGGCGGCACCGTCGCCCTGCGCACCCGGGTCACCGGCAACCAGGCCGTCATCGAGGTCACGGACGAGGGCTCCGGCGTCCCCGCCGACCTCGGCGCCCGCATCTTCGAGCGCGCGATCAGCGGCCGCAACTCCACGGGCATCGGCCTCGCGGTCGCCCGCGACCTCGCGGAGGCCGACGGCGGCCGCCTGGAAATGCTCCAGGCCCAGCCCCCGGTCTTCGGCCTGTTCCTGTCGAGGACGCCCATGAAGCGGCCGCAGCTGGAAGAAGAGCCGACGGTTCGCTGA
- a CDS encoding GtrA family protein produces the protein MGTGSTELRAGPRSTLRERFDLLAREVVKFGAVGALGTVVNFGVSNFLWHATSLQAVRANIIATVVAIFCNYLGFRYFTYRDRDRSARTKELTLFLAFSAVGLVIENGILYAAIYGFGWDSSLQRNVFKVLGIGIATLFRFWSYRTWVFRTLPAREAVASAESFLEETAPAERPAQRVS, from the coding sequence ATGGGCACTGGTTCCACGGAGCTGCGTGCGGGGCCCCGCAGCACCCTGCGTGAGCGCTTCGACCTGCTCGCGCGCGAGGTCGTGAAGTTCGGTGCCGTGGGGGCCCTGGGCACCGTCGTCAACTTCGGCGTCTCGAATTTCCTGTGGCACGCCACGAGCCTGCAGGCCGTGCGGGCCAACATCATCGCCACCGTCGTCGCGATCTTCTGCAACTACCTGGGCTTCCGGTACTTCACCTACCGGGACCGCGACCGCAGCGCCCGCACGAAGGAGCTGACGCTGTTCCTCGCGTTCAGCGCGGTGGGTCTGGTGATCGAGAACGGGATTCTGTACGCGGCGATCTACGGCTTCGGCTGGGACAGCTCGCTGCAGCGCAACGTCTTCAAGGTGCTCGGCATCGGGATCGCCACGCTGTTCCGGTTCTGGTCCTACCGGACGTGGGTGTTCCGTACGTTGCCCGCGCGGGAGGCGGTTGCGAGTGCGGAATCGTTCCTGGAGGAAACGGCTCCGGCCGAGCGGCCTGCTCAGCGGGTCAGCTGA
- a CDS encoding 5-(carboxyamino)imidazole ribonucleotide synthase yields the protein MTFPVVGMVGGGQLARMTHESGIPLGIKFKLLSDTPQDSAAQVVGDVVIGDYRDLGTLRDFARGCDVITFDHEHVPTEHLRALEADGIPVRPGPDALVHAQDKGVMRAKLDEIGVPCPRHRIVTDVADVAAFAAEGLAEGEEGDGFPVILKTVRGGYDGKGVWFVRSLEDAADPFRAGVPVLAEEKVDFVRELAANVVRSPHGQAVAYPVVESQQVDGVCDTVIAPAPGITDELALRAEELALRIAKELGVVGHLAVELFETADGRILVNELAMRPHNSGHWTQDGAITSQFANHVRAVLDLPLGDPRPRAKWTVMVNVLGGDYPDMYSAYLHCMARDPQLKIHMYGKDVKPGRKVGHVNTYGDDLDDVLERARHAAGYLRGTITE from the coding sequence GTGACGTTCCCGGTAGTCGGCATGGTCGGCGGCGGTCAGCTCGCTCGTATGACACACGAGTCAGGTATCCCGCTCGGCATCAAATTCAAGCTCCTCAGTGACACCCCTCAGGATTCCGCGGCGCAGGTCGTCGGCGATGTCGTCATCGGCGACTATCGCGACCTCGGCACGCTGCGTGACTTCGCGCGGGGCTGCGACGTGATCACCTTCGATCACGAACACGTACCCACCGAGCACCTCAGGGCCCTGGAGGCGGACGGCATCCCCGTGCGCCCCGGCCCCGACGCGCTCGTGCACGCCCAGGACAAGGGCGTGATGCGGGCCAAGCTCGACGAGATCGGTGTGCCGTGCCCACGGCACCGGATCGTGACGGACGTCGCCGACGTCGCCGCGTTCGCGGCGGAAGGCCTCGCCGAAGGCGAAGAGGGCGACGGCTTCCCGGTCATCCTCAAGACGGTCCGCGGCGGCTACGACGGAAAGGGCGTCTGGTTCGTCCGCTCCCTCGAGGACGCCGCCGACCCCTTCCGCGCGGGCGTCCCCGTCCTCGCCGAGGAGAAGGTCGACTTCGTACGGGAGCTCGCGGCGAACGTCGTACGCTCGCCGCACGGCCAGGCCGTCGCGTACCCGGTGGTCGAGTCCCAGCAGGTCGACGGCGTCTGTGACACGGTCATCGCGCCCGCGCCCGGCATAACGGACGAGCTGGCCCTGCGCGCCGAGGAACTGGCCCTGCGCATCGCCAAGGAACTCGGAGTCGTCGGCCACCTCGCCGTGGAGCTCTTCGAGACGGCCGACGGCCGCATCCTCGTCAACGAGCTGGCGATGCGCCCGCACAACTCGGGCCACTGGACCCAGGACGGCGCGATCACCTCGCAGTTCGCCAACCACGTCCGCGCGGTCCTCGACCTGCCCCTCGGCGACCCGCGCCCGCGCGCCAAGTGGACGGTCATGGTCAACGTCCTCGGCGGCGACTACCCCGACATGTACTCCGCATACCTGCACTGCATGGCCCGCGACCCCCAGCTCAAGATCCACATGTACGGCAAGGACGTGAAGCCCGGCCGCAAGGTCGGCCACGTCAACACCTACGGCGACGACCTGGACGACGTGCTGGAGCGCGCCCGTCACGCTGCCGGCTACCTCAGAGGAACGATCACAGAATGA
- the purE gene encoding 5-(carboxyamino)imidazole ribonucleotide mutase produces the protein MTAPVPPVVGIVMGSDSDWPVMEAAAGALDEFEIPYEVDVVSAHRMPHEMIAYGEQAAERGLKAIIAGAGGAAHLPGMLASVTPLPVIGVPVPLKYLDGMDSLLSIVQMPAGVPVATVSIGGARNAGLLAARMLAAHDEELLARMREFQQELGDQAREKGKRLRTKVEGAGNGFGFGK, from the coding sequence ATGACCGCACCCGTCCCGCCCGTCGTAGGCATCGTCATGGGGTCGGACTCCGACTGGCCCGTCATGGAGGCCGCCGCGGGGGCCCTCGACGAGTTCGAGATCCCCTACGAGGTGGACGTCGTCTCCGCGCACCGGATGCCGCACGAGATGATCGCGTACGGCGAGCAGGCCGCCGAGCGCGGTCTCAAGGCGATCATCGCGGGCGCGGGCGGAGCCGCCCACCTGCCCGGCATGCTCGCCTCGGTCACCCCGCTGCCCGTGATCGGCGTGCCGGTCCCGCTGAAGTACCTCGACGGCATGGACTCGCTGCTGTCGATCGTGCAGATGCCCGCGGGCGTGCCGGTCGCCACCGTCTCCATCGGCGGAGCGCGCAACGCGGGCCTGCTGGCCGCCCGGATGCTGGCCGCGCACGACGAGGAACTCCTCGCCCGTATGCGGGAGTTCCAGCAGGAGCTGGGCGACCAGGCCCGCGAGAAGGGCAAGCGGCTGCGCACCAAGGTCGAGGGCGCGGGCAACGGCTTCGGCTTCGGGAAGTGA
- a CDS encoding dipeptidase has protein sequence MTSPDAAASLDEARDLLREFPVVDGHNDLPWALREQVRYDLGARDIATDQSAHLHTDLGRLRAGGVGAQFWSVYVRSDQPGAVPATLEQIDCVRQLITRYPSDLRGALTAADMEAARAEGRIASLMGAEGGHSIANSLATLRALYALGVRYMTLTHNDNNDWADSATDEPGVGGLSAFGRAVVREMNREGMLVDLSHVAATTMRDALDTTSAPVIFSHSSSRAVCDHPRNIPDDVLERLPANGGVAMVTFVPKFVLQAAVDWTAAADENMRAHGFHHLATTPEAMKVHRAFEETNPRPIATVSTVADHLDHMREVAGVDHLGIGGDYDGTAFTPDGLGDVSGYPNLIAELHDRGWSRTDLAKLTWQNAVRVLGAAEDVARELQATRGPSNATLEQLDG, from the coding sequence ATGACCTCCCCCGACGCCGCTGCCTCCCTCGACGAAGCCCGGGACCTGCTGCGGGAGTTCCCCGTCGTCGACGGGCACAACGACCTCCCCTGGGCGCTGCGCGAACAGGTCCGTTACGACCTCGGCGCCCGCGACATCGCCACCGACCAGAGCGCCCACCTGCACACCGACCTGGGACGCCTGCGCGCGGGCGGCGTCGGCGCACAGTTCTGGTCGGTGTACGTCCGCTCGGACCAGCCGGGCGCCGTGCCCGCGACGCTCGAACAGATCGACTGCGTACGGCAGTTGATCACGCGCTATCCGTCGGACCTGCGGGGCGCGCTGACGGCCGCCGACATGGAGGCGGCCCGCGCCGAGGGCCGTATCGCCTCCCTGATGGGCGCCGAGGGCGGCCACTCGATCGCCAACTCCCTCGCCACGCTACGGGCGTTGTACGCACTCGGCGTCCGCTACATGACCCTCACGCACAACGACAACAACGACTGGGCGGACTCGGCGACGGACGAGCCGGGCGTCGGCGGTCTGTCGGCCTTCGGCCGCGCCGTCGTGCGGGAGATGAACCGCGAGGGCATGCTCGTCGACCTCTCGCACGTGGCGGCGACGACGATGCGCGACGCGCTGGACACCACGTCCGCGCCGGTGATCTTCTCCCACTCCTCGTCGCGGGCCGTCTGCGACCACCCGCGCAACATCCCGGACGACGTCCTGGAACGGCTGCCCGCCAACGGGGGAGTCGCGATGGTGACCTTCGTACCGAAGTTCGTGCTCCAGGCCGCCGTCGACTGGACGGCCGCCGCCGACGAGAACATGCGCGCCCACGGCTTCCACCACCTCGCCACCACCCCCGAGGCGATGAAGGTCCACCGCGCCTTCGAGGAGACCAACCCGCGGCCCATCGCCACGGTCTCCACGGTCGCCGACCACCTGGACCACATGCGCGAGGTCGCCGGCGTCGACCACCTCGGCATCGGCGGCGACTACGACGGCACGGCGTTCACCCCGGACGGCCTCGGCGACGTCTCCGGCTATCCGAACCTGATCGCCGAGCTGCACGACCGCGGCTGGTCGAGGACCGACCTGGCCAAGCTGACCTGGCAGAACGCCGTACGGGTGCTCGGCGCGGCCGAGGACGTGGCCCGCGAGCTCCAGGCGACGAGGGGACCGTCGAACGCGACGCTGGAGCAACTGGACGGCTGA
- a CDS encoding dipeptidase — protein MADLQDELHTTAEVGALDEQPAVRPELPAKTAADPAEDPLARAHAFLAAHPVADGYSGLPWALRHLPWFDLELGESSVDTDVPRMRQGHVAALFWSLHLPEGLAKDRAVGATLEQLDLVNTVVQAHPEGLRLASSAGQTTDARNCGRVAVVLGPAGASALGDSMGILRALHALGLRAVTLSGASWASEVGLTRFGEEVLREMNRLGVLADLSGASEATTRRALAVSKAPVVFARSAARALRPHPANLPDDLLEELGTAKGLCLVPLTAEQTGPSVRDVADHLDHVRTIAGPECVGLSGTYDSGSAHPQDLPDASGYPRLIAELLDRGWSEPDLALLTWGNVQRVLRNADFTARAARQRRDPSTAKIAELDG, from the coding sequence ATGGCCGACCTGCAGGACGAACTGCACACCACCGCCGAGGTTGGCGCGCTCGATGAGCAGCCCGCTGTCCGACCGGAGCTTCCCGCAAAGACGGCGGCCGACCCGGCCGAGGACCCGCTCGCGCGGGCCCACGCCTTCCTCGCCGCCCACCCCGTCGCCGACGGCTACAGCGGCCTGCCCTGGGCACTGCGCCACCTCCCCTGGTTCGACCTGGAACTGGGCGAGAGCTCCGTGGACACGGATGTGCCGCGGATGCGCCAGGGGCACGTGGCCGCCCTCTTCTGGTCGCTGCACCTGCCCGAGGGGCTGGCCAAGGACCGGGCCGTCGGCGCGACCCTGGAACAGCTCGACCTCGTGAACACGGTGGTCCAGGCCCACCCCGAGGGCCTGCGGCTGGCGAGCAGCGCCGGGCAGACCACCGACGCCCGCAACTGCGGCCGCGTCGCCGTCGTCCTCGGCCCCGCCGGAGCGAGCGCACTCGGCGACTCGATGGGCATCCTGCGCGCCCTGCACGCGCTCGGCCTGCGCGCGGTCACCCTCTCGGGCGCCTCCTGGGCGAGCGAGGTGGGCCTGACCCGGTTCGGCGAGGAGGTGCTGCGCGAGATGAACCGGCTCGGCGTCCTCGCCGACCTCTCCGGCGCCTCCGAGGCCACGACCCGCCGCGCCCTCGCCGTGTCCAAGGCGCCGGTCGTCTTCGCCCGCTCCGCGGCCCGCGCCCTGCGCCCCCACCCGGCCAACCTCCCCGACGACCTCCTCGAAGAGCTGGGCACCGCCAAGGGCCTGTGCCTGGTCCCGCTCACGGCCGAGCAGACCGGCCCCTCCGTACGGGACGTGGCCGACCATCTCGACCACGTCCGTACGATCGCGGGCCCGGAGTGCGTCGGCCTGTCGGGCACCTACGACTCCGGAAGCGCGCACCCCCAGGACCTCCCCGACGCGTCGGGCTACCCGCGGCTGATCGCCGAACTCCTCGACCGCGGCTGGTCCGAGCCCGACCTCGCCCTGCTCACCTGGGGCAACGTCCAACGGGTGCTGCGCAACGCGGACTTCACGGCCCGCGCCGCCCGGCAGCGCCGCGATCCGTCCACGGCGAAGATCGCCGAACTCGACGGGTGA
- a CDS encoding VOC family protein has product MALAKLGAIVLDCPDPGALAGFYAEVLGGTVEGEGRWVDLSVPGGQSMAFQAAPGHVAPKWPAPDDSQQFHLDLTVEDLDAAEKGVLALGAKALDTEDRSRNWRVYADPAGHPFCLCAC; this is encoded by the coding sequence ATGGCTCTCGCCAAGCTCGGCGCCATTGTTCTGGACTGTCCCGACCCGGGTGCGCTCGCCGGGTTCTACGCCGAGGTGCTGGGCGGCACGGTCGAGGGTGAGGGCCGCTGGGTCGACCTGAGCGTGCCCGGCGGGCAGTCGATGGCGTTCCAGGCCGCGCCCGGACACGTAGCACCGAAGTGGCCCGCGCCCGACGACTCGCAGCAGTTCCATCTGGACCTGACCGTGGAGGACCTGGACGCGGCCGAGAAGGGCGTGCTCGCGCTCGGCGCGAAGGCGCTGGACACGGAGGACCGCTCACGCAACTGGCGGGTCTACGCGGACCCGGCGGGGCACCCGTTCTGCCTCTGCGCCTGCTGA
- a CDS encoding CGNR zinc finger domain-containing protein — translation MNDRAPAPDGLSLVEALVNTLDLASGADTLDSPEGRAPFGIAESEVEAARELRESLRAVCLAHAGHPPHRTVTPLGVLLAAAPLVVTVSAADGSATLSPADDPAPLASRVAAAVAEALTAGTWLRLKACELPECHWAYYDRSPAGRGRWCTMSVCGARAKMRRYRAK, via the coding sequence ATGAATGACCGCGCGCCCGCACCCGATGGGCTCTCCCTGGTGGAGGCCCTGGTCAACACGCTGGACCTGGCGTCGGGCGCGGACACGCTGGACAGCCCCGAGGGCCGGGCGCCCTTCGGGATCGCGGAGAGCGAGGTCGAGGCGGCCCGTGAGCTGCGTGAATCGCTGCGCGCGGTCTGCCTGGCGCACGCCGGCCACCCGCCGCACCGCACCGTGACCCCGCTGGGGGTCCTGCTCGCGGCCGCCCCGCTCGTCGTGACCGTCTCCGCGGCCGACGGCTCGGCGACACTGAGTCCCGCCGATGACCCGGCCCCCCTCGCCTCCCGCGTCGCCGCCGCCGTCGCGGAGGCCCTCACCGCCGGCACCTGGCTCCGCCTCAAGGCCTGCGAACTGCCCGAATGTCACTGGGCGTACTACGACCGCAGCCCGGCAGGCCGCGGCCGCTGGTGCACGATGTCGGTGTGCGGGGCGCGGGCCAAGATGCGCCGCTACCGCGCGAAGTAA